GTCAGCTCCCGGATCCGCGCCCCCAACCGCTTCCACTCCCGCGGATCCTGCGTCGCCTCATCCGACCAGAACCGATACCCCTCCGCCGCCCGGTCGATCACCAGCTCCGCCCCCATCGACCGGCAGATCTCCGCCTTCGCCGGCGACGACACCACACACACCGGAATCGCACCACCCCGCAACGCCATCTGCGTCGCATACGACCCCAAACCCCCCGACGCACCCCAGATCAGGACCACATCACCCTGCTTCATCCCCGCACCGTTACGCGACACCAACTGCCGATACGCCGTCGAGTTCACCAACCCCGGCGACGCCGCCTCCTCCCAACTCAAATGAGCCGGCTTCGGCATCAACTGGTTCGCCTTCACCAACGCCAGCTCCGCAAGACCACCGAAATTCGTCTCGAACCCCCAGATCCGCTGCTCCGGATCCAGCATCGTGTCGTTGTGACCCTCGGGCCGCTCCAACTCCACCGACAGACAGTGCGCCACCACCTCATCCCCCGGGAACCACGCATGCACCCCCGGCCCCGTCCGCAACACCACACCCGCCAGATCCGACCCCACCACGTGATACGGCAGATCATGCCGCCGCGCCAACGGAGACGTCCGCCCATACCGCTCCAGGAAACCGAACGTCGACAACGGCTCGAAAATCGACGTCCACACCGTGTTGTAGTTCACCGACGACGCCATCACCGCCACCAACGCCTCACCCGGCCCCAACTCCGGCGTCGCCACCTCATCCACATGCAACGACTCCCGCGGATCCTTGTCCCGCGACACCCGCCCCTCGAACAACCCCACCTCGTCCTTCCGCACCACCACACCCCGATACGACTCCGGGACTGGTAGGGACGCGAACAGGGCGCGGCGATCCTCCGTGTGCGGAACAGCTGACTGGACAGCGTCAACAATGTGCTTCATATGAGGTGGTCGCTCCCGTCCGTCAGACGCCGAGATGGCGCGCGATCAGCATCTTCTGCACCTCGCTGGTGCCTTCACCGATCTCGAGGATCTTCGAGTCCCGCCAGTGCCGGGCCACCGGGTACTCGTTCATGAATCCGTAGCCGCCGTGGATCTGGGTCGCCTCACGGGCGTTGGTCACCGCGGCCTCGGAGGAGAACAGCTTCGCCATCGCCGCCTCCTTCTTGAAGGGCAGCCCGGCGAGCATTCTCCAGGCGGCCTCGTAGTACGCCGTCCGGGCGACGAACGTCCGGGTCTCCATCTCGGCGAGTTTGAAGGCGATGGCCTGGTTGCGCGCGATCGGGGCGCCGAACGCCTCACGTTCCTTCGCGTATTTCACGCTTTCGTCGACGCAGGCCTGCGCGAGCCCCACCGAAAGCGCCGAGATGGCGATGCGCCCCTCGTCCAGAATGGACAGGAAGTTCGCGTAGCCGCGCCCGGGCTCGCCGAGCAGGTTCGCCTCCGGCACCCGTACGTCCTGGAACGACAGCGGCCGCGTGTCGGACGCATGCCAGCCGACCTTCGAATAGGGCGCGCCGGCACTGAAGCCCGAGGTCGGGACCGGGACGATGATCGAGGAGATCTGCGGGCGGCCGTTCACCGGCTCACCGGTCACCGCGGTCACCGTCACGACCCGGATGATGTCCGTCCCGGAGTTGGTGATGAAGGCCTTCGAGCCGTTGATCACCCATTCCCCGCCCTCGAGCCGGGCCGTGGTGCGGGTGCCACCCGCGTCACTGCCGGCGCCCGGCTCGGTCAGCCCGAACGCACCCAGCGCCCGGCCGCTGGCCAGCACCGGCAGCCATTCCTCCCGCTGCGCCTCGGTGCCGAACCGGTAGATCGGCATCGCGCCCAGGCCCACCCCGGCCTCCAGGGTGATCGCCACCGAGGAGTCGGCCCGGGCCAGCTCCTCGATCGCCAGGCACAGCGCGAAGTAGTCGGCCCCCTGGCCGCCGTAGGACTCGGGGAACGGCAGCCCGAACAGCCCCATCTCCCCCATCTGCGCGATGATCTCGTACGGGAAGGTCTTCGCCTCGTCATGGATGGCGGCGGCCGGGGCCACCACCTCACGGGCGAACTCCTCCACCGTCTTGCGCAGGCTTTCGTGTTCCTCGCTCAGTCGACCCTCGACCATGGCCCGTCCCTGTCTCCTGCGTTGTGGAAAGTGCTGGCTGGCGGTGTGACGAGTCCCGGCTAGGGCCGCTCGGCGCGCGGCCGCGGTGCCTCGTCTGTGACCTGCGGCCCGGCGGCCTGCGGCTCGCTCGCCGGCTCGCCGGCGCCCGGCTCGACGACGGCGGGCTCGACGACGGCGGGCTCGACGACGGCAAGCAGCGCGTCGAGCGCGACCGAGTCGCCGACCCGCACCAGAACGTCCTTGACCAGGCCGGCGAGCGGCGCGACCACCGTGTGTTCCATCTTCATCGCCTCGACGACCACCAGCGGGGCACCGGGTTCGACGGTGTCCCCGGCCCGCGCCCGCACGTCGACGACGATGCCCGGCATCGGGCTGCGGGCCTCGCCGCCCTGCTCGCCCGCGGCGCTGTCGCCGCCCCGCTCGGCGTGGCGCTCCGCCAGTGACCAGGCGAAGCCGTCGGCACCTGCCCAGAGGGCGCCGGGGGTCACGGCGATCTGCCAGCGCCTGGTCAGCCCGTCCAGGGTGACCAGGGCCTGCCCCGACCGCACCGCCGCGGCGGGGGCCTGCGCCACCTGGGTGACCGGGCCGGCCGGGGCCGCCTGCGCGGCCGGAAGCCAGGTGAGCTCGGCGGTACGCGGGTCGGCCTCGTCGACGCGCACCCGCAGGCCGCCGTCGGCGGTGCGCAGCACACCGACCTCGCGCACCGGCCCTCCGGTGCCACTCGCACCCGCGCCCGCCACCGACCAGCGGGCCCACACCGGCTCGCCCAGCCGCCAGCCGGACGGGACGTCCCACGGGTCGACGACCGCCCCGGTGGGGATCAGGGTGTGCGCGCTGACCAGCGCGAACACCGCCAGCGCCTCGTCCGCCGTCGGAGCGCCGACGACCGCGCCCCCCACCGCCCCGGGGTCGGGCTCCGGCGCGGGGGCGGTCAGCGCCTCGAGGTGGCGTTCGACCAGGCCGGTGTCGAGCCGGCCGGCGCGGGTGTCGGGATGTCTGATCAGCCGCCGCAGGAAGCCGATGTTGCTGGTCACTCCCAGCAGCGTCGTGTCGGCGAGCGCCGCGTCGAGCCGGGCGAGCGCGCCGGCGCGGTCCGGGGCCCAGGCGATGACCTTGGCCAGCATCGGGTCGTAGGTCGCGGCGACGGGCGAGCCCGCCATCAGGCCGGAGTCGACCCGCACTCCCGCGCCGGCCGGTTCCCGCAGCACCAGGACGTCGCCGCCGGTCGGCAGGAAGCCACGGGCGGGGTCCTCGGCGTAGACCCGGGCCTCGACCGCGTGGCCGGTGAGCCGGACCTCGTCCTGGGTGAGGGTCAGTCGCTCCCCGGCGGCGACCCGCAGCTGCTCGGCGACCAGGTCGACGCCCGTCACCAGCTCGGTGACCGGGTGCTCGACCTGCAGCCGGGTGTTCATCTCCATGAAGAAGAACTCGTCGGGCCGCTCGGTGCCCACGACGAACTCCACCGTGCCGGCACCGACGTACCCGACGGCGGCGGCGACGTCCACCGCCGCTCCCCCGATGCGGGCCCGGGTGGCGGCGTCGAGCAGCACCGACGGCGCCTCCTCGACGATCTTCTGGTGGCGGCGCTGCAGGCTGCACTCGCGTTCACCGAGGTGGATGACGTTGCCGTGGGTGTCGGCGAGGATCTGCACCTCGATATGCCGGGGGATGTCGACGAACCGTTCGACGAACAGCGTGTCGTCACCGAAGGAGGCCGCGGCCTCGCGTCGGGCGGAGCGCAGCGCCTCGGGCAGGTCCGCGGGGTCGCGGACCAGGCGCATGCCCTTGCCGCCGCCGCCCGCGGCCGGTTTCACCAGCACCGGGTAGCCGATCTCGGCCGACGCAGCGACCAGGTCGTCGTCCGTCATGCCCGGTTCGATCCGGCCGGGGACGACGGGGACACCCGCCGCGGCGACGGTGCGCTTGGCGGCGATCTTGTTCCCCATCAGGTCGACGACCTCGGGAGACGGGCCCACGAAGACCACACCGGCGGCGGCGCAGGCCTGCGCGAAGGCCGGGTTCTCGGCGAGGAAGCCGTAGCCGGGGTGGATCGCCTGCGCGCCGGTGGCGGCCGCGGCGGCGAGCACCTTCTCGATGTTCAGGTAGGAGTCGAGCGCCCGGGCCGGGCCCAGGCGCACCGCCACGTCCGCCTCGGCGACGTGGCGGGCGTTCGCGTCGGCGTCGGAGTACACCGCCACCGACCGGATACCGAGCTCGCGCAGGGTCCGGAACACCCGGACGGCGATCTCACCGCGGTTGGCGACAAGCACCGTGTGGAACATCGTCCTCACATCCGGAAGATGCCGTAGCCGACGGGTTCCAGCGGCGCGTTCGCCGCGGCCGACAGCGCGAGACCCAGCACCGTGCGGGTGTCCGCCGGGTCGATCACGCCGTCGTCCCAGAGCCTGGCGGTGGCGTAGTAGGGGTTGCCCTGGTGCTCGTACTGCTCGCGGATCGGCGCCTCGAACGCCGCCTGCTCGTCGGCGGTCCAGCTGCCGCCCCGGGCCTCGATGCCGTCCCGGCGGACGGTGGAGAGCACGGCCGCGGCCTGGTCGCCGCCCATCACCGAGATCCGCGCGTTGGGCCACGTCCACATGAACCGCGGCGAGTACGCCCGGCCGCACATCGAGTAGTTGCCGGCGCCGAACGATCCGCCGATCACGACGGTGAACTTCGGTACCCGGGCGCAGGCGACGGCGGTGACCATCTTCGCGCCGTGCTTGGCGATACCGCCGGCCTCGTAGTCGCGGCCGACCATGAACCCGGTGATGTTCTGCAGGAACAGCAGCGGGATCTGGCGCCGGTCGCACAGCTCGATGAAGTGGGCGCCCTTGAGCGCCGACTCGCCGAACAGCACCCCGTTGTTGGCGATGATGCCGACCGGGTGCCCGTGCAGGCGGGCGACCCCGGTGACCAGGGTCGAGCCGTACTCCTTCTTGAACTCGGCGAACCTGCTGCCGTCCACCAGCCGGGCGATCACCTCGCGGACGTCGTACGGCGTGCGCGGATCCGCCGGCACCACCGAGTACAGCTCGGACGTCGGGTAGAGCGGCTCCTCGGTCGGCACGACGTCCCACGGCCGGGGCGCGCGCGGCGCGAGCTGGCCGACGATACGCCGCACGATCGTCAGCGCGTCGGTGTCGTCCGCGGCGAGGTGGTCGGTGACGCCGGAGCGTCGCGAGTGCAGCAGGCCGCCGCCCAGCTCCTCGGCGCTGACGACCTCGCCGGTGGCCGCCTTCACCAGCGGCGGGCCGCCCAGGAAGATCGTGCCCTGGTTGCGGACGATCACCGCCTCGTCGCTCATCGCCGGGACGTAGGCTCCGCCGGCGGTGCACGAGCCGAGCACGGCCGCGATCTGGGCGATGCCGCGGGCCGACATCGTCGCCTGGTTGAAGAAGATCCGGCCGAAGTGCTCCCGGTCCGGGAAGACCTCGTCCTGGCGCGGCAGGAACGCGCCACCGGAGTCCACCAGGTAGACGCAGGGCAGCCGGTTGTGCAGCGCCACCTCCTGGGCGCGCAGGTGCTTCTTCACCGTGATCGGGTAGTAGGTGCCGCCCTTGACGGTGGCGTCGTTGACGACGACGACGCACTCACGCCCGGACACCCGGCCGACACCGGTGATCATCCCAGCGCCCGGGGCCTCGTCGTCGTACAGGCCGGCGGCCGCGAGCGGGGACAGCTCCAGGAACGGGCTGCCGCGGTCCAGCAGGGTGTCCAGCCGGTCGCGGGGCAGCAGCTTGCCGCGTTCGACGTGCCTGCGCCGCGCGGTCTCGGGCCCGCCGAGCGCGGTCCGGGCCAGGGTGGCGCGCAGTTCGTCCACGAGCTGCGCGAACGCGGCGGCGTTGCGGCGCGCGGGATCGTCCTTGACATCGACCAGACTCCGCAGGGGCTCGCCGGGCGCTGTCCGCTCCCAGGAGGCCGGGCGGTCGATGTTAGCGTCGACTAACATGCGACGCAGGCTAGCGGGTCCGGGCCCGTCGTGTCGAGGCGAAGCCCCGTGCCCCCGCACGAACTCCGGGAGGCAGCCCACGCCAGGCCCCCCGGACGTCCCTCGGGGACCAGGGCGGACCGGGCTGTTTCCGCGCAGCCCGACGTCCCGTGCCACAGCACCGGACGACGACGGTCGAGGCCGGGGCGGCACGGGACGGCGGTATGGACTGGCAGCGCACAGGAGCGTGCCGCCATCGACTCGTCAGCAGCGAGTCACAGGCGAGTGGCATGTCGCCGATGGCGACCCAGCACTGGCGACGTGCCGGCAGTGCTGGGCTCGGAGGAGGGGCTCGGCGGCTACAGGCGAGGCCCCACCACGACGCTGGGAACACTCGTGCTCGCGCCGTTGCGCAGGACGTTGTGGACCACCCGGACAAGCTCGTCGACGGGCAGGAAGTTCTCCGTGATGTATCCGCGGCTCTGCCAGATCGGATGCACCTCGCCGACGAGACCGAGGTCCCACCCGGAGGTGAACCCGGTCATGGAGTCGCCCTCACCACCGGTGCAGTTGCCGACCACAACCCGGGTGAAACCGACCTTCGGATGCTCGACCTGCCACGCCTCGACCAGTTTGTCCAGCGCGGCCTTGCTGACGGCATAGGCGCCCAGGCCCGGCCACGGGTCGGTGACCGACGCGCTGACCGTCGAAAGGTATGCGGCCGTGCCACCGCTCTCGGTAAGGTAAGGAATCGCCGCCGCGGTGATCAGTGATGCACCGATCACGTTCGTGGCAAAAGTGCCGTGCCAGGTTTCGGCGTCTATATCAGCCAGCCGGATGAGCGGCCCGACGCCAGGCGAGTAGACCAGGGCGTCGATACCGCCGAGGCCATTCACCGCCTCGTCGATCGCCCGCTTGCAGGAGTCCGCACTGGTCACGTCGCACTCGATCGCGAGGGTGCCCTCCCCGGCCTCCTTCGCCGCATCGACGAGCCGGTCGCGCCGCCGCGCGAGTAACGCGGTCGGGGCACCCTCCCGCGCCAGGCCGATCCCGATACAGCGACCCAGTCCGCTGGACGCCCCAACAACTACTGTCCGCATCGTTCCACTCCCCTGCAAACGGTATTCTCCGCATAAAAGAGGTGCCTTATCAGGAGCGACGCTACAACACGAAGCGGTCCGCGTGTCGGGTTATCCGGCCCGGACCGCGACACGCCGCATCAGCTCAACGACGAATCCACCAACCGATGTGCCCTGGTAGCCGCATTGCCACGGATGGTGCGGTGACGCACCGACCCACCGGGCGACCGCCATGCCCACCCGTCGACGCGCTCCCGGCCGCCCGGGGCTCCGACCCGCGCGGCCGGCCGTGGCCCATGACCGGACCGGCCGCCACCCGTAAACGACCGCGGCCAGCCCCACCGGGCCGCGGGACGATGGCAGGCACCTTTAGCGGAGAGCGCTTCGACACGCACCTACCAGATCCAGGGAAGAGACCAGAAATCCACGGCGCCGATAGTATAGTCGGCTGTACTTACCCTAACCGAACACCACCGATATAACCAGGCTCCGCCGATAGTCAGCACCACCGGCAGCACCAGCCCTAACAACAGTCCGACACCACCGACCTGCACATGCGGGCCCCGCCCGCGGCACTCAATGTGGCCGGTCCCGCACGCTGAGGAGAAGGCATTGTCGACGGCCGCGCCGACCGACCGCGAGAAGCCGAACGGGCCACGTTCGCGCAAAGGAGCGGCGACGCGGGCACGCCTCCTCGATGCAGCGAAGACCGTCTTCGAGAAGGACGGGTTCCTGGAGGCGAGAATCTCGGACATCGCCGAGCAGGCCGGCCTGTCACACGGCTCCTTCTACCACTACTTCGATTCCAAGGAGCAGATCTTCCGCGAGATCGCCAAGGAGATGACCGACCTCCTGAACGCTCCGCTCAGCACGGCAATCTTCATCCCCTCCTCAACCGCGCCACCCCGGGAACGCATTCGGGCCGGGATCCGGCGGTATCTGGAGAGCTATCGGGCGGAAGCCCGCATCATCGGTGTGATCGAGCAGGTGTCCCGTTACGACGCCGAGCTCAACAGTGAGCGCTTCCATCATCAGCAGCGCGACCGCGACCGGGTCGTCGGCTCCATCCGCCAGCTGCAGGCGCTCGGGCTGGCCGCCCCCGACATCGATCCCGCCATCGCCGCGCACTCGCTCGGCGCGATGGTTTCCCGTTTCGCCGAGATGTGGTTGGTGCAGGGCCTCGTCGAAAGCGACCTGGAGCTTGCGGCCGAGCAGTTGGCCCGCCTGTTCGGCAACGCGCTGCAGCTGCGTGACCGGCCCCGGCCCCAGGACGCGCCGGACGATGACGACGCCGACGGTCCGCGCCCGTTCCTGCATCCCCGCCCCCATCAGGGCTAGCCCGAAGCGGCGGCCCAGCCGCGGCCCGCGCCGGGCCTGCATGGCCCCCCATCAACGAAGGCGCCTCCGGCCCCCAGGCGGGGTCCGGAGGCGCCTTCGCGTTCACCAGTGTGCGGAACCGAGTCAGTGCGCCGGTTCGAAGGCCTGCGTGACGACGTCACCTGCGTCGGCGCTGGCACCGGTCCACTCGACCGAACCGTGGCCGAGCAGCACGACCCGGTCACACAGGTCGAGCGCGTGCGCCACCTGCTGCTCCACGATCAGCAGGGCGGTGCCCTGCTCCCGCAGCTTGCGCAGGGCCTCGTAGAGCTCCGCGACGATGATCGGCGCCAGGCCCAGCGACAGCTCGTCCGCGACGAGGATCTTGGGAACCTCGACCATGACCCGGGCCATCGACAGCATGCGCTGCTGCCCACCGGACATGCTGCCCGCCAGCTGCCTGCGTCGCTCCCCCAGCACCGGGAAGAGCTCGTAGGCCTGCTCGAGCGCCTCGCGGACCCCGCGCTTGCCACGCACCCGACCGAAGGAGAGGGCGAGGTTCTCCTCGACGGTCAGCGTCGCGAACACCGACCGCCCCTCGGTGGCGTGGGCGACGCCGGCA
The Parafrankia irregularis genome window above contains:
- a CDS encoding TetR/AcrR family transcriptional regulator is translated as MSTAAPTDREKPNGPRSRKGAATRARLLDAAKTVFEKDGFLEARISDIAEQAGLSHGSFYHYFDSKEQIFREIAKEMTDLLNAPLSTAIFIPSSTAPPRERIRAGIRRYLESYRAEARIIGVIEQVSRYDAELNSERFHHQQRDRDRVVGSIRQLQALGLAAPDIDPAIAAHSLGAMVSRFAEMWLVQGLVESDLELAAEQLARLFGNALQLRDRPRPQDAPDDDDADGPRPFLHPRPHQG
- a CDS encoding SDR family oxidoreductase, whose product is MRTVVVGASSGLGRCIGIGLAREGAPTALLARRRDRLVDAAKEAGEGTLAIECDVTSADSCKRAIDEAVNGLGGIDALVYSPGVGPLIRLADIDAETWHGTFATNVIGASLITAAAIPYLTESGGTAAYLSTVSASVTDPWPGLGAYAVSKAALDKLVEAWQVEHPKVGFTRVVVGNCTGGEGDSMTGFTSGWDLGLVGEVHPIWQSRGYITENFLPVDELVRVVHNVLRNGASTSVPSVVVGPRL
- a CDS encoding acyl-CoA dehydrogenase family protein translates to MVEGRLSEEHESLRKTVEEFAREVVAPAAAIHDEAKTFPYEIIAQMGEMGLFGLPFPESYGGQGADYFALCLAIEELARADSSVAITLEAGVGLGAMPIYRFGTEAQREEWLPVLASGRALGAFGLTEPGAGSDAGGTRTTARLEGGEWVINGSKAFITNSGTDIIRVVTVTAVTGEPVNGRPQISSIIVPVPTSGFSAGAPYSKVGWHASDTRPLSFQDVRVPEANLLGEPGRGYANFLSILDEGRIAISALSVGLAQACVDESVKYAKEREAFGAPIARNQAIAFKLAEMETRTFVARTAYYEAAWRMLAGLPFKKEAAMAKLFSSEAAVTNAREATQIHGGYGFMNEYPVARHWRDSKILEIGEGTSEVQKMLIARHLGV
- the ccrA gene encoding crotonyl-CoA carboxylase/reductase; translated protein: MKHIVDAVQSAVPHTEDRRALFASLPVPESYRGVVVRKDEVGLFEGRVSRDKDPRESLHVDEVATPELGPGEALVAVMASSVNYNTVWTSIFEPLSTFGFLERYGRTSPLARRHDLPYHVVGSDLAGVVLRTGPGVHAWFPGDEVVAHCLSVELERPEGHNDTMLDPEQRIWGFETNFGGLAELALVKANQLMPKPAHLSWEEAASPGLVNSTAYRQLVSRNGAGMKQGDVVLIWGASGGLGSYATQMALRGGAIPVCVVSSPAKAEICRSMGAELVIDRAAEGYRFWSDEATQDPREWKRLGARIRELT
- a CDS encoding carboxyl transferase domain-containing protein codes for the protein MLVDANIDRPASWERTAPGEPLRSLVDVKDDPARRNAAAFAQLVDELRATLARTALGGPETARRRHVERGKLLPRDRLDTLLDRGSPFLELSPLAAAGLYDDEAPGAGMITGVGRVSGRECVVVVNDATVKGGTYYPITVKKHLRAQEVALHNRLPCVYLVDSGGAFLPRQDEVFPDREHFGRIFFNQATMSARGIAQIAAVLGSCTAGGAYVPAMSDEAVIVRNQGTIFLGGPPLVKAATGEVVSAEELGGGLLHSRRSGVTDHLAADDTDALTIVRRIVGQLAPRAPRPWDVVPTEEPLYPTSELYSVVPADPRTPYDVREVIARLVDGSRFAEFKKEYGSTLVTGVARLHGHPVGIIANNGVLFGESALKGAHFIELCDRRQIPLLFLQNITGFMVGRDYEAGGIAKHGAKMVTAVACARVPKFTVVIGGSFGAGNYSMCGRAYSPRFMWTWPNARISVMGGDQAAAVLSTVRRDGIEARGGSWTADEQAAFEAPIREQYEHQGNPYYATARLWDDGVIDPADTRTVLGLALSAAANAPLEPVGYGIFRM
- a CDS encoding acetyl/propionyl/methylcrotonyl-CoA carboxylase subunit alpha is translated as MFHTVLVANRGEIAVRVFRTLRELGIRSVAVYSDADANARHVAEADVAVRLGPARALDSYLNIEKVLAAAAATGAQAIHPGYGFLAENPAFAQACAAAGVVFVGPSPEVVDLMGNKIAAKRTVAAAGVPVVPGRIEPGMTDDDLVAASAEIGYPVLVKPAAGGGGKGMRLVRDPADLPEALRSARREAAASFGDDTLFVERFVDIPRHIEVQILADTHGNVIHLGERECSLQRRHQKIVEEAPSVLLDAATRARIGGAAVDVAAAVGYVGAGTVEFVVGTERPDEFFFMEMNTRLQVEHPVTELVTGVDLVAEQLRVAAGERLTLTQDEVRLTGHAVEARVYAEDPARGFLPTGGDVLVLREPAGAGVRVDSGLMAGSPVAATYDPMLAKVIAWAPDRAGALARLDAALADTTLLGVTSNIGFLRRLIRHPDTRAGRLDTGLVERHLEALTAPAPEPDPGAVGGAVVGAPTADEALAVFALVSAHTLIPTGAVVDPWDVPSGWRLGEPVWARWSVAGAGASGTGGPVREVGVLRTADGGLRVRVDEADPRTAELTWLPAAQAAPAGPVTQVAQAPAAAVRSGQALVTLDGLTRRWQIAVTPGALWAGADGFAWSLAERHAERGGDSAAGEQGGEARSPMPGIVVDVRARAGDTVEPGAPLVVVEAMKMEHTVVAPLAGLVKDVLVRVGDSVALDALLAVVEPAVVEPAVVEPGAGEPASEPQAAGPQVTDEAPRPRAERP
- a CDS encoding ABC transporter ATP-binding protein, whose translation is MSDAQAVEEGAGTMTGPTSEETATSEPTAAAVPAAAGSKTETAEAAPAVVPAPAPAPQAPVLELRDVVAGYGPFRALFGVSFEVAPGEALALVGSNGVGKTTVARVASGLVTPTQGTVHVDGTDMTGAKPYRYARAGVAHATEGRSVFATLTVEENLALSFGRVRGKRGVREALEQAYELFPVLGERRRQLAGSMSGGQQRMLSMARVMVEVPKILVADELSLGLAPIIVAELYEALRKLREQGTALLIVEQQVAHALDLCDRVVLLGHGSVEWTGASADAGDVVTQAFEPAH